In the Armatimonas rosea genome, ACATCGGGGCGGACCTGGAGCTCGACCAAGTCTATGTGGACCGGAGCCGGCTGATCAACCTGCGCCAGGAGATCGGCCTGACCATCGACGATGCCTTTCTCCTCGGCTCGGCGGCGAAGCTCTAAAAAACTAAAGCCCCCGGGAGGCCTGCGCCTCCCGGGGGCTTTTGCTTACTTGCGCCGTCGCAGCCGCTGTGCGAGTGCGCCGCCTCCTAGGATCAGGAGCGCGATCGTGCCCGGCTCGGGGACCGAGCTGGGCGAGACCGTCCCCGGGTCCGGAGTCGGGTTCGGGTTAGGCACCGGGTTGGGAAGGGGCTCCGGGGTGGGCTCGGGAGTGGGTACCGGGTTGGGCACGGGCTCGGGAGTCGGTTCCGGGGTTGGTGCTGGTGTCGGAACGGGCTCCGGAGTCGGTTCCGGCGTCGGAGCGGGCGTTGGGATCGGCTCCGGCGTCGGCTCGGGTGTCGGGGCCGGGGTGGGAATCGGCTCCGGCGTGGGGGCCGGGGTCGGAAGGGGCGTGGGCTCCGGTGTCGGGATCGGTGTGGGGATGGGCGTGGGCACCGGTGTTGGAGCAGGAGTGGGGGCTGGGGGAGCCGGGGTAGGCGGCGTGGACGTGCCCGTCTCGAACTTGACCCGGAAGCCCTTCTTGACCCCATTGACGATATAGTTGCCCGAGATGTAGCCCTGGCTATCGACCGCGGTCGCCTCCGAGCTGACATCCGCCCCGAAGCCGAGCTGGGTGTGCAGGTCGTAGAACTGGCCGTCTTTCCAGACCAGCGCGCGCTTCAGGCCATTGGTGCCGTCGCCGGCACCATCCCCGACAATCAAGTTCCCCGCGATGGCGCGTGCCTCCGACGTGCTATTGCTGCCCAGGTAGCTGCCGGGGTGTAGGTTGACGCTCCCGGTAACGCCGGTCCAGAGGGTCGCCTGGCCGTCGGAGTATCCCACGGTGCGGGCGGCCGTCAGCCCTAGGTCGCCGTCGATCACCGCCAGCGCCTTGGACTCGCTGTTGCTGAGCCGGTAGCTGGTGATGCCATCCCAGAGGATCGCGCTGGTCTGGCTGGTGGTGTCGAAGAAGCCATTGCCCACGGCGATATTGCCACTGATCCCAAAGGCCGCGGCGGAGCTAATCACGCTGCCCGCATCGCTGAGGGTGCGCACGGGGAGCACGAACTGGAAGCCATTGTCCCAGCGCATCGCCACGGAGGCGAATCGGCCCCCGCTGTAGCCATTGCCGATCAGGTCCAGGGCAACCCCCGCGCCATAGCCGACAATCTTATCGCCGGTGGTATTGATCGCGGTCGCGGCGGAGTAGCCGGTGCCAAAGATCGTGTTGGAGTGAATGTCGGTGACCGCGCCATTGTCCCAGACCAGCGCGTGGGGATCGCCGCCCAGGTTGTCGCCGTAGCCCCAGCCCACAATACGATTTCCGGCGACTCCCAGAGCATACGAGGCCGAGTTGTCTCCCAGAAGCGCGGCGGGGTGGAGGTTGGTCGCGGTGCCACTGGCGTCCCAGTAGGTCGCCTGTGTCTGTGGACCATTCTCCCCGAACCCGACCGTCACGCCTCCATCGGCGGCCCAGGCGTTGCTATCGGGCAGGCCACTGGTCAGGTCGGTAAAAAAGCTCGTCGCATGTGCTGCGGGCGCGAGGACGACCGGGGCGACTCCTAAGGATGCCAGCAGGGCGACTCGCCCCCAGAGGGGTGATACTCGGATAGACATTCGTTATTCCTTATTTCTCTCAAGAAAACGCACAATGGACACACTTGGGATGCATAAATCGCTAAATTTACACGCCCTTTTTGTTTTTAATGTTCTGTTTTTACTATACGGCATGAAAATAGCCACGATGAACGAGTCGGGTAAAAACCAGTATAAAGACGGGTGAGGTTATAAAGTGGCCGGCGAATAGTCCCGGACAGATTTGCCTGGACAACGAGAATCCCGGACAACGAGTCCTCGGGTCAACTCGTTCCTCGGGCTCTGGTGATTCCGGTATGGTTCTTCTGGGAAAACGCTATAATGAGGACATGATTCAAACACCCCTTCGCGTCTCGGTTTCTACCTGGGCGCTTCATGAGCTCCTTGGCACGGTCGCCCCCGGCCGGCCCGGCGACCCTGAGGGCCGCCTGATGACCCCGCGTGAGAGCGGCTCGCTGGACCTGCTGCATGTCCCGCGGGAGCTGGCACGGCGTGGGATCACGACCATGGAGCTCTGCCACTTCCATATCCCGGATGCCAGCGACTGCTACTTGGAGGAGTGGGCCGCGGCGCGGGAAGACGCGGGCGTGCAGCTCTGGAGCCTGCTGATCGACGATGGCGACCTCAACCACCCGGAGTTTGGGGACCGCGACCGGGACTGGATTATCGGCTGGATCGAGCGGGCATCGCGGCTGGGCGCACAGTGCGTCCGCGTGATCGGGGGAAAGCAGCCCCTCACCGATGAGTCGCTGGCGCGCTCGATCGCGCAG is a window encoding:
- a CDS encoding PEP-CTERM sorting domain-containing protein — protein: MSIRVSPLWGRVALLASLGVAPVVLAPAAHATSFFTDLTSGLPDSNAWAADGGVTVGFGENGPQTQATYWDASGTATNLHPAALLGDNSASYALGVAGNRIVGWGYGDNLGGDPHALVWDNGAVTDIHSNTIFGTGYSAATAINTTGDKIVGYGAGVALDLIGNGYSGGRFASVAMRWDNGFQFVLPVRTLSDAGSVISSAAAFGISGNIAVGNGFFDTTSQTSAILWDGITSYRLSNSESKALAVIDGDLGLTAARTVGYSDGQATLWTGVTGSVNLHPGSYLGSNSTSEARAIAGNLIVGDGAGDGTNGLKRALVWKDGQFYDLHTQLGFGADVSSEATAVDSQGYISGNYIVNGVKKGFRVKFETGTSTPPTPAPPAPTPAPTPVPTPIPTPIPTPEPTPLPTPAPTPEPIPTPAPTPEPTPEPIPTPAPTPEPTPEPVPTPAPTPEPTPEPVPNPVPTPEPTPEPLPNPVPNPNPTPDPGTVSPSSVPEPGTIALLILGGGALAQRLRRRK
- a CDS encoding sugar phosphate isomerase/epimerase family protein, whose product is MIQTPLRVSVSTWALHELLGTVAPGRPGDPEGRLMTPRESGSLDLLHVPRELARRGITTMELCHFHIPDASDCYLEEWAAAREDAGVQLWSLLIDDGDLNHPEFGDRDRDWIIGWIERASRLGAQCVRVIGGKQPLTDESLARSIAQFRILTMEAYVRGLHVLTENWFPTLSTPAAVQALLEETGGAVGLNFDFGNWSGPEKYTNLAQIAEYAEGCHAKWDNDDDFLRCLEITRSAEFSGPYTLVHGEPGKTWESLEQQRALVAPYVA